GCCAAGcaaaaatatatagatatttCCAAACTATTATATTACCAAACAGCTTCATCTCGAAGGTACTTTTCCAATATTTctcataaatatatatttttttaagtctGCGAATTTCgcctttctttatttcttctgcAACATAAATGAGACTGCGACTGACAGCGCCTGCGGCAAAGGAGCAAATGACTTTGGGAGGGCCAATGGGGATGAGCCGACCATGTTCGTTGCCGCGGGCGGGCATGGGCTTTCCTCGTTCCCTGTGCATTATTACACTCGAATGTTTGGTTTTACTCGACTACAAAATGGAAGCTTCCAACGTCACCTCAGACGAACGACTTTTCCCCTCTTTGGACGGccgaatttccaaaaaataatatgatttaAGCAAATTCATTGAATATCTGAATATTTGATTCGGATTTATTTAAGCAAATTCATTAAATATCTGAATATTTTCATTCGgacttattttaatttatacaatTGGGTCATTTCCTCGTTTTTATCAACATTGATGACATGGGAGCCGACGATGTAGACTCTATAGAGAGCGACCATTGCCGCTCTTCCGCCACGAGCAAGGGTCGGATAGACCTCGTGATCATCGCCCGAGTAGGTGGGGAAAGGTCACACCACACTAAAGCTAGGGTTCTTGCTTTTCATGTATTAAAGCGGTGACCACAAGCTAGGGTTCTTGCTTTTCATGTATTGGAGCAGTGACCACGTTGCCCCTCTTTTTTGTTTCGTTTTGTTTTGCACTTTTTGTTATtgcaaaaaacaatttttcggtgttttattaaatttttgccATAATTTTTCTCACGGTGTACCTCCACATGAAGAATTTTTGTCGCAATCAATTCGCtgattattttttgaaagtaaaaaatatCCCACAttcaatattaataaaatatttacttgAGAGTAATATTGATACTTGTAATTcgttaattagaaatttggtTGGAGACCAAGATAAAGAAAATGTAGCCCTCAACAAAAGTCAAAATCGGACTGATTTCATTTATTGTCTCTCAAATATCTAGAAATGATGCTTAAAGGCGTAACATCGTAtccaatttgtctttgaagccAAATTTAGAAGCTAATAGTACTTCCTCGGAGAATTACCAAATTAATGAAAGTTGGAGGTACTAATATtcctataaaataaaattactttattGGGTGATGACCCAATGCAAAGATTGCTTCCTCATCATAGGAAGTAGGGGCACCCATACCCTCATGTTGTGGAACTATTATTTAATGAATAAATTCAACTTAGAAATTGCCTCTGTGGAATATTTGTATATAAGATTTACCTCCTTGGCATCAAGATGCAAATAAGATAATATGATAATTGTTTTGTAAGGAGTTAGTATGAACTACCAAAGGTTATCTTGTTTGATCGAAATTTGTAGACTTTTACCTCTTTGATGTGATGGGTCGTAAGGTTAGGTTTCCTATTATCTTGTCGATTGTGACGTATTGATCTAGCAACCTATAGTATGGTGGTATACATATGGCAATGGTTGAATTGTGGAGCAAAAAGTCGTATGTTTATGCTATTGAGGAAGATGAACATAATTTGACAAGTAAAACACCCTTTCCTATTGATACTAGGTTATGGTCCATATGGTCCAATTTATCACCCGGAAGCTGTACCATTTTCCAAATGATGAGTCTGCTACGAAAGATGGTGAATTTTCTAGCTAGAGAAAATTAGATGGACAACAACTAATGATCAAAGAATAGTTAGCtacctaaatatatatatatatattttatatattttttcatttcttctgatAACGTATTCAAATACGCATATTAAACTTGTCTCACTTTTCTAGGATTCTGTAATTTCGGCAGTGGATGGCGGTGTGGATCTTctgccaaaaaagaaataaaaaatcagcctttaatttatatataatccCAAAAAAtacattattcatttttttcttagattttttctGTGGCCCATAATGTGTCTCTCGCATTATTACAGTTCTAATTTCTAGGCCGTAGCAGAGTAAGATAATGAGCTTTTCCTCAAAATGGACAAAATCATTAAAAtcactaattaataaataaaatcattaaaaaatctatttattggTTGCCCATACTCTCTGATTCGGATCGTGCAAGCTCCTCCATACATTATTGTATGTAGACGCATTTTGGGCACTTACAGTCTTCTATGAATAAACCAAATTAATATTAAAGGAGTCCCTAGAAACAAGTAAATTTTGTGAGAATTCCCAGAATTTAGATCtagtaaaattaataaaataaaatagaatttaGGTCTAGTTGCGCTAATTTTTATCGTGAAATgcacaattaaaatttcaaacaattgTTTATTATTGTTCTGGGAGATTTACCCTTTTGcctatatttaaaatattgaataaatatttgGAAGCACTTGCTAGCacactttttattaattctatatTTTATTGAACATCGTTGGGAAGATTTAATTATTACGGCGGCTAGAAATGACTAATGAGACAGCGAGCATTTTCGGAAATTGTTTGATTgtgatgagaattttttttcttttttttttttccctgttttgctacttttgttattattatttttattgggtgaGTTGGTCAGAACAGGAATACAGAGATATTAGCCCACCTTAGGCGGTCGGCGGGCCTACCCAATCACTTATCTTCCTCGGATCGAGGGGCATCGCAAGAAACTGACCTTCCTCCATCTAACAAGCCTCTCTCCCCTTACCTTGGATGCACTTAACACGTAAGTCTAGTTCACATGCACCGTTAATCGCGGTAGAGTATGAGTACGCAAGTACGTTATATGgaactaaaatatattttttacatTCCAATTTGAGCAAATTCTAGGTACAAACACATGGATGGATGCTAGATTAGCCGATTAAGTGATTGGTCAGTTAATTTAGCGGGTCATGGCATTGACACAGAGATATGTTCTACATACACGGTTGGCACTTTATGGATCAATTCTTAATATGTTTGGAAGGGTTGTTTCTTTGGCAATTATTGAAACGTAGAAGTCACGATTTATGGGCACCGGtccgagaaaaaaaattcttatttgatgATTAGAATTCCATACAATTATTACTTTGAACAGCTCATGGGTTTGAATGAAAACAAAGGAGTGGACATCACGCTTCcttcttgattttcttctttcttttcttctccttattTTACATATGTGGCCGAGAACGAGAAAGTTAGATGGCAACTAACGGTCCAACGGTCACGACCTGGTCAGTGGTCATATCATGTCCCACGGAAGCAATCCGAGCAACCTGCAAAGGCGGCACAGCCATTATCTCTGCATCCACAAGAACGGCCACACAACTGGAGAAAAAGCGACAGCCCAATAAAAGTGCCTCTCTTTCGGGCTGTCGTTTTGCGCAGAAACCGTCAGTTTCGATCGATTTGGAGTCGTGACATTTTGGGAAGAataagagagggagaaagaggaagGGGCAGGGATTCTTGAGCATCCGGACAAGACTTGCTCCAGTTCATCGGTGCTGGAGTATAAGccacttgaatttttttaagtcTTTGAAGGTGATAAGATTTCTCCTCCAATCTGCAGAGCCACATTGCACTTCTCTTCGTCACTCATCAACTGTCTAATTCTATCGTTCTTTATCCACTTTCCATCTCTGTCGCGCTTTCGCCTTTCGTTTGTCTTTCTGTACTTCACGCACATGCAGGGACAGACCCAccgagggagggagagagagattccgaAAGTGACCTATCCGAGCCTTTTGGGTTATCATGGAATTTGGGTTATCATGAAATTTGGGTTatcatcatttattttctaacGTTTGGTTCCATATGCTTCTGCAATAGCTTCAAAGCTCTTCAAGTTCTTCATGCATTGTCAATACCAAACTTTAACCTGTACCGAATGTTTCTGGAGCTCAAGGTAAGTTTAGCTCCAGCTCAACTTAAAGCTTGAACAGTAAAATTTCCAATTGAGGATGAAACATGTTTCGGCATTCTTGAAGTCTCATGTAGCCTTTCGGACATCAGAAAGAACAATCTTGCagaaaacttattacaaaactATCGTTTCTATGAAATTTGACGGAGTAAAACGACTGTATACTTCTATCTCTAGAGCCCATGTATATTGCATTTGATGCTTCAGGTCAGGCGAAGTATTTCCCAGGCGGTGGGCAATACAGCAGATTACACCTAAAACCAAATATCGATTcacccaaaagagaaaagaaaacaaaaataatgaaaaaatatgcACCCTTTATGGACTCGGCTCACGGGATGCTTCTCTGTGTGCACCCAGGAATAATCAAACTTTTTACATGCGATGATCGGATTTGTTGATGTTTTATATATTGAACTCCTCCTTCATAGCATGGTTCAATTTTAATCGGTATGCTTTCCTCGGATATCTGTCTCTGCTATTCTTGCCTCACGCTTCCTCTTACTCCGAGAACTTCGCTTCGATCTGGATGATCGAGTTTTTGTTGGACGCTTCACCACTTGGTTATCTTGGATGTTCATCACTTTTTCAGTGGATGGAAGCTCTGGAGGAGCATCGGGCCATGGTGTGCGTTTTGCTGGGACAGTGATCTCCAAAGGAGGGTCAATTACCCATCTGCAAAAGTAAAgctaattaatatttttcaggaGCAATATTGTAAGCACAGATAGTCTGGTAGCGCACCAACACAAGCGTATGAACAATGGAACTCTTTGCCATTTTAGCATTACACTACTTGCCAAATTACGAAATTACATGATACGATAGTCTCTGTGGTAGCATAACTTATAGGGGGTTGCCCATGCTTATATCAGACAATGAGGGTTCTAGCCTAATGGTCGATATACAAACAGAGCCCTCAAGAAAGAGTATCGTCAAGAAAGTATCTTTATTTTCCAATGTGTCTAAGCTTTCTGATGTGGTTCCAACAAAACACTTTGAGCCACTCTAACATCATCACCAGAAACAGCTGAGTTCAATGAAATTCTGAGAGCGCAAACAGATCAAGTCCATGAATTTCAGAGGGAGCCTTTTACTGCTAAGTTACTTGGAAAGCCAGCATTTTCAGAAGGGGAAAGGGACATTGCAGACACATCAGGCAACTAGCGATCAATCTGTTTTCCAACTAATATTATGCAAAGCATCAATTAGACAAAGGCCAAATATAAGGCAAGTAAGCTATCTCCGCAAAAAATGATATAGTTCTAGACAAATACGCAAACCACAGATCATGAATTCTAGGTGGAATTCAGGTGAGAAAACTGCGCTATTGCCTTGTGCAGAGTGCCACCCATTTACTCAAAACTCAGAGAAACAAGAGATAACCACCAACAAGAAGTAAATTCAGGCAATCCCATTATTTCCTGCTGCAAAGTTGACCGCTAATTTTCACTTCTAAGTAAATGTCAAGCAAGATGCCATGAAAACCATCTGAGCTCAACAAGCAACCCAACCCTACCATTAGTTATGACCTCATGATAGGATCAAACAAACTATAATGAATTATTGATATTGATACGAGAGTACTTCCCTCACATCTGATAGAATAGTTCACGAATGGCTTCATACTAGATTGAAAATCACAGGAGAGGACTAACCTTATcgtttagggtgcgtttggtaacctttatgttcttgagaacaattctgTTCAGTAATAGTTTGTCAATttctgttcccaagaacaaagaagtaggtttctgtttcaaatttattccctggccacttttctattctaggaatataATAATTGGCTGACTTATCAAAcagaattttgttctttttctgttccagagaacaaaagaacagaaaaatagaaacaCAGGATAATTACCAACTAAGCCCTTAGAATCATCTTATTACCCATTTTATCTTACCAAACCATTCCTCACTTCTCTGCCCTTCTAAGCTGGTTCGGGACTTGGTCAGTGCACTTCTTTGCatagtttttcttttggctaaATAGCTGTAATCATAATTTACCGGTAAGCTGCAAATtcccaatttccttttctcctctcAACAAATCGTCTTTCCTCTTTGGGTTCTCACATCAAACAAAGGGTTTCATGGTACAAATGAGCATCATTTATAGTTTTCAGGCGACAAAATCGTTTTTGGTCCTGGGAAGAGGTTTTCTGAGGAAAGGGCTACTACAGATCCTTTCATGTTACCTGTAGATTTTTCCACTGAAGACTGGACAGGATACTTTTTTCATCAGTtttagcctttttcttttcaacctaAGAGGGTTCTCAAGTCTGGTGACTGTCAACAACTCCTTTTCATCTCACGTTACTCAACTGCTTCCATGGATCCTTGGCATACAACCACAAAGCTGCAAAACCCGATAATAAGTATAACTGCAATTGGTTATACGGTATATGCAGCTTCAGGTTTAGTGCAAGATAAACTAAGATTCATGTCATTAACTGCTTCTTTTACTACTAAACTAAGATTCTCCCAGACATTCCACATCATCATCTCTAACTACAGATCAGACCTAGGATCAGGGTGAGGATATCAACTCGAATCTGTGTCATCAAGTGTGATCCCAAAAATTGGTCAATTAGATTCAAGTGTTCCATAATTTCAACAATCATTACGTAACTAATTATCCCAAGTGTCACTTGAAGTCCCATTTAAATCTCATATCCCTTAAAGGAAAAATGGAGCTATAGTGTTTAATGAAACACTCTGCTGTCTGTCTTCAATTTTTACATGCAGAAAGCATGTCAACTACTCAAGGAATAAAAATGTCCCATTGAGATCAGTCATATTATTATCTAATTGTGGCGTATATCATGTATCaaccttttttttgggtctttcaTATCTGACACAGGTATACATGCCATCTGACAATCAGAGCCCTGGGGTTTTCATGAAATGTATATCCTAAGAGATACATGTGAGAAAGACACAATCGGTTTAATTACCAACCCTGAAACACACATGAACACATCAatggctctctctctcacagcaAATATCAACAAGAACTTGAATTATAAAGCCTCCCACCTGATCAAAACCTCGCTTTTTATTTCAACAGTTCCAAACCCATACAGTTCATTACTGGCAAGAAGAGAGTtgcttcaaaaattatttcgaaagtCGATTAATGGGCCTATTAATTTTAACATCCATTTATAAAAAATTCCTTTTACCTCTGCAACTTTACATGCACAGATTCTAATTATGCAGTATCAACTGCACAAAGTGATATAGGCTTTTTAGTAAAGTGAGCCAAAACCTAGTTCAGTGACTTCAGTATAATAAGGATAATCCTAGTTCCATGGCTTGTAAAGTTGGCATAGGTCATGAACACTCTCATTTATCCCCTTCTGTCTCCTAAACTAGTCTTATAACAAAAGATATATGCATTTCTAATATCTATATGAAGAGATACCTGAAGTTAGCTTTTGTTCTCCAAGTTCCAACTATATctcaaaaatttctttaaatgttCTCAGGGAGAATCATGATTGATTGCTCAAAGCAATTAATACCATCCAGACAAAACCACTTATTCTATctctcttcaagttcaagcaagcAATAATTATCTTATTCCTATCTCATCTGCTGGCTTTTATGCAATTAAACATTCTGTAAATGCTTTCAAGTAGTTTTGTATGTGTTCTTCCCCGCTGCTAAATCTTATATAATTTCAATGGAAAAatgagtaattttttttctccctatATTGTTTCTCCACTAGGCCACTGGTTGTAAAGActaatcaagaaaagaaagcataaataTCAATCTTATGTGCCTTACAAGCTTCCAATGTTGGTATAAAGAAACTTAAGGTAGTCCGCAAACTTCAAGGCACGAACTAAAAATTCCACCAATGCCCTTGagtattaaaataaattgctCTGTTTGTTGTTAACATTCCACTGGATCTATATAACATGATATTGTGGCAGACATTAAACTACCTAACAGGTCCTCTTAGTGCACAGCAGGCAGTCTCACAGTCACTAGTGTTGACAATAACTTTTACTATAGGATGTTATCTGGATATTACAAGGACTAATGCTAGCAGATTGAAATAGAAAGATGTTTtccttgcaaaaaaaaaaaagagagattccACCTCTGTATAATATATTTTACATCTGAGTGAGCATGCAACTGAATTGTTAACTTGATGAACACAATTTTCCCCCGACCcacaaacaagtacaatatataaatgaaacaCTAGTTGAACCAATCATCATTTACAAAACATATTTGTGTTTATCTTATCTTTAGAATTCCTCAGATAACAGCCAACACATCTCTCTACATCCATTGGCCCTTGATTCATTAGCATGCATCGTGCACATGACTTTCAAGGAGTACAATGCAATTTCTTTAGAACCTTTTTAGGCCTCTACTCAAATTAAAGGGAACTATATACAGAAATTTGAAATCACAGCCAATTACCCTAAAGTTTAGTTTAATCTATCaatataatcaataaaaaatcaaatgaacatatatatgaaaaattaagaaaactgaCCATGCAGGAGTTAATTAGGAAAAGATGCAAATTCCGTAGCAACTTGAAATTGCCACTAGTGGTTCATTATCACCACTAATTGTATATGAGTCtaatttaaagtaaataattAAGACTAAAATCAGGACAATACAATAGTAGATTGAAAACTACATTGATGAAACTTCGAGGTCAAGGTCGAgatcgtgagagagagagagagagagagctgcaaCTAGATCTGCAGTGTGACTAACGACCAAGTGATTGAACACAATCGTACAtgtttgaattttccttattctACTCTTCAAACGATTATATCCTGATGGTGTCAATTTCAAGTCTCCCAGTAGATTATCTCTTAgagttttccccttttttcatttgaagtaaatagttttaaattttctatattAATCTGATAAATTTAATTTCGCATTTCAAATATTAGACTTGAAAATATAAGGTTAAAATCAAGTTATTCTATATTTGATCCATTATTCATGATAACTGAGGGAAAAAAGAgcattttagaaaattaaggatGATTTGCACCTTACCCCTGAAAATCACATGCTCAACACATGCTAAGGGAAACAATTGACAAGGGTTAATGGCCATAATAGTACAAGTTCAGAAGGGGGTAAATCTTTTCCTAGGAACTCTGACATATTCATATCACATAGGTAAATGGCTTCCAATTTTCAAAGAACATGAAATGAAATTTGACCCTTTGGAGTATTATCCCTTTTCCCCATTACAAATCCCAACCAAGAACCAGCTTTTGACATGGCAACCCTTCAAATCTACCTAGTTGATAAAAACATAACAACTCTGCCACTAGAATCAGAAGAATTACGAGGCTATATAGTTTAAACCATGCTGAGGCTAACATTGCTTAGCCTTACTAGAATGAACTATAAAAATCCCCaagaaaaatttatataaaCAGTCTGCTGCTACATCATCTGACAAAATCACTAGTACAAAGTTCTCCAAGTAAGTTTTTTAACAGAAATATCTCCATAGACAGAACCAAAATCTTTTGCCTCAGTACAGAAATCCAAACTTGATTACTTTTAAGATCAACAAAAAGAAGGATAGCATATCACAtgttttgcaaaaatttctCTACCATTTCAACCTTTGTCCCCATCTACTGTATGATCCAAATTACTTAGTAGATGAGTTAAAAACATTATGTTCCTCGACATAATGTCATGTTAAgaatccaaacaccaaaaacaATGATGACGGACAAATATTTTGAGGTTTAAGTACAGCACACAACCGAAACAAGCTTATAGAGTATTCACAATACTGCACTGCTTCAAGGCTCAACTGGAAGACAATTGTAAATATTCTACTATTTTCAAGTAAGAAGTCAAAGCATGATATAACTGCACAATTATAGGATTTCTCTAACGTCAGTGCATATTTTTGAAGTACTAAGTTTCAAGGAAAACTAACCCAGGAGGAAATCTGCTGTCGGAACGAGCTTCAACACGAAGCCACCAGAGCATGACTTGGCGGCCACAGCTTCCAAGAGGCTCCACAACAGAAGGGTCTTTCGCCAGGGACAGGGGACTCTCGACATCATCAACCCCCTCGAGCGAATCCAGATCGTTCGCCCACTCCGGTTTATCCTCCGCATCCTTCCAAACCAGCCTAGAGTTCAGCACGAATCCTGACCACTCCAACTTCCGTGGCAACACTGTAGCTCGATCGTCTATGTAAATCGCAGCCTTCCCCTCATAAGGCTGCGTATTGAAGGTGTGCCAGCCGACCAGCTTATTAGATGAGTTACAGGCCGGACCCTGCACAGGCACCGGCCAATTTTCATCTTCAGCCACTCGCTGAACCGTCGATGACTCAGATTCATCCGTCGTCGTGCTCGAGTGAGCCAGAATGCCTATCGAAAGGGCGCCGATCCATTTCACATTCTGGATCTCATCGAAGAGCTCCATGCTGTGCATATTGCTATCATCCGCAAACACCACAATTCCATCCAGCTTCTCCTCTCGCACAATTCTGCTCCAATGACATTAACCAAGTTCGATTCAGAGGCCACCAGAAATATGTACTAGTTCTACTTTAATGCTCCCAAAACCAAGGCACTTTAAAACATGATAATGTTCATCAAAAGGATAAGCAACGCGTTGAGATTCACAGCCTTGCACTTTCCTTAACcgttttgcattaaaaaaaaaaaaaaaactccgcTTTTTTCATTCTTACAATGCGTTTTGTTTCAGATAACGATCGATTCTCAGTCTGGCAAGTCCCTTCTAGTCAAACTTCAACAAGAGAAACGGCAAAAAGATCACTTTTTTTTCGCTCCCACTTTCTCAGAATTCTTTCACCGGCCTAACTAGAAACGAACATCGACCTTAGCAAAAATGAGAGATCGCGCATAATTCGATTACCTCAATGCGTGCAGCCGCATTTTCGCCTCGAGCTTGTGCCGATCCGCCCAGGTGCTCGGCATCCCTTGGTCGAACCCGACGTGGATGGTCCTCAGCCCGGACTTGGCGAGGATGGAGGCGGTCTCGTTGCTGGCCCCGCCGGCCTCCACCACGACCCACACCAAATCGTACGGCACCAGCATGAGCGAGTGCATCACGCCGGTGATGTGGAGCGTCTGGAAGGTCCTGACGTAGGTGGGCGTGACGGCGATGACCGTCCTCGGGCTCTTCACTCCGAACTGGGCACGCTGCTCCCGCTGCACCCGGTCGATGATCTCGTGCGCCTTCATGACCTCGACCGGGTTGGGGTGCGGCCACGGCCGGATCCGGATCCCGTGCCGCCCGACCACGACCCGGGGCACCGTCTTATTGACGGGCGCAGCCCCGCCGCCCGCGGCGACCGGGGAGGAGCGAGTCTCCAGATTCCCGGAGATCTCCGCCGCCTGCCGGAGCGGCGACGCGGTGAAGAGGGTGGTGGCGGGGGGCCCGGTCCAGGAGGTGGAGaagacgaggaagaagacgaggcGGGAGAAGCGGAAGCCGAGGACGAGGCTGATGAGGCAGCAGAGGCCGTGGAGGACCAGCCAGAACACGGCCGCCGGGGACTTCATGGCCCCGTCCGACGAGGAGTCGGTCGGCGCCGACGGCCACCGGAAGCCGTTGTTCCGCCGGCTCATGTAGCTCTGCTGCAAGGCCTAGAGCTTCACTACCGGCGAGGACCCTCGCTCGCTCCGACCCTTCTCGGCTCTGTAGATGGGTATACTGCAgctgggtctctctctctctctctctctctagactgGAATGCCTGCGtgtgcgtctctctctctttctctttctctctctctggctgGATGAAAAAGGGCGTGAGTTGGGTTGCGGGAAAGGGTGGTGGTtgagtggtggtggtggaggtggtggtggtgatggcgaAGGTTGAGGATGTTGGTGGGTCAAGGATTCCAAAGGGGCTTCCTTTGGTTTCAAGAATCGGtcgcttctctttctctctccccttttttctatttcgaatCGGCTTTCAGACAatacagagacagagagaaggaagagagagagagagagagacagagagagagagtattacAGTATTACAGTACAGATTTAGGACAAGCAGCAGTTCGTAATTGGCAGGCCAGAAGCCTGTTCCTCGGCAAAATTTCTTTCGTTTTTTCACTTGAGTTTCTTTCCATGTTGTGATTAGAAGGTACCGTAAATTAATTTTCCCCGTTTCAAATTTATAAAGCCcggttgaaaaaaattaatacatgTCGAGATTCGAATGTTAGgactaaatttttctttccataatcTGACA
Above is a window of Eucalyptus grandis isolate ANBG69807.140 chromosome 9, ASM1654582v1, whole genome shotgun sequence DNA encoding:
- the LOC104418533 gene encoding beta-1,4-xylosyltransferase IRX14, which codes for MSRRNNGFRWPSAPTDSSSDGAMKSPAAVFWLVLHGLCCLISLVLGFRFSRLVFFLVFSTSWTGPPATTLFTASPLRQAAEISGNLETRSSPVAAGGGAAPVNKTVPRVVVGRHGIRIRPWPHPNPVEVMKAHEIIDRVQREQRAQFGVKSPRTVIAVTPTYVRTFQTLHITGVMHSLMLVPYDLVWVVVEAGGASNETASILAKSGLRTIHVGFDQGMPSTWADRHKLEAKMRLHALRIVREEKLDGIVVFADDSNMHSMELFDEIQNVKWIGALSIGILAHSSTTTDESESSTVQRVAEDENWPVPVQGPACNSSNKLVGWHTFNTQPYEGKAAIYIDDRATVLPRKLEWSGFVLNSRLVWKDAEDKPEWANDLDSLEGVDDVESPLSLAKDPSVVEPLGSCGRQVMLWWLRVEARSDSRFPPGWVIDPPLEITVPAKRTPWPDAPPELPSTEKVMNIQDNQVVKRPTKTRSSRSKRSSRSKRKREARIAETDIRGKHTD